A genomic segment from Salvia splendens isolate huo1 chromosome 13, SspV2, whole genome shotgun sequence encodes:
- the LOC121762779 gene encoding probable trehalose-phosphate phosphatase J has protein sequence MTNQKLVIPDAKSGIPMAFPVAMPDSALFPLSGNRLPLKKLLKKLSPNANGARINALLDSMRASSPTRQPSDAEDHASWNLHHPSALTMFEEIEAAATGKQIVVFLDYDGTLSPIIEDPDRAFITSEMREAVRDVAKLFPSAIVSGRCRAKVYDFVQLTELYYAGSHGMDIKGPSKGHKSQKRGNQTVLCQPARAFLPIIDEVYKALIEQVKHIPGAIVENNRFCLSVHYRCVEEKKWVELADQVKLVIKDYSQLRVTHGRKVFEIRPTIKWDKGNAVEFLLESLGFDESSDVFPIYVGDDRTDEDAFRVLRERGQGLGILVSNGPKETNASYTLQEPIEVMHFLRRLVEWKKVSLFRH, from the exons ATGACGAACCAAAAATTGGTCATTCCCGACGCGAAATCGGGCATTCCGATGGCCTTTCCCGTCGCAATGCCCGACTCAGCCCTCTTCCCCCTCAGCGGGAACCGCCTCCCGCTGAAGAAGCTCCTCAAGAAGCTCAGCCCCAATGCGAACGGGGCTCGGATCAATGCCCTGCTCGACTCAATGAGAGCCTCCTCCCCCACAAGGCAGCCCTCGGACGCCGAGGACCACGCCTCTTGGAAT CTCCACCACCCGTCAGCTCTGACGATGTTCGAGGAGATCGAGGCCGCCGCCACGGGCAAGCAGATAGTGGTTTTCTTGGACTACGACGGGACCCTCTCGCCGATCATCGAGGATCCCGACCGCGCCTTCATCACCAGTGAG ATGAGAGAAGCTGTGAGAGATGTTGCAAAATTGTTCCCTTCCGCCATTGTTAGTGGGAGGTGCAGAGCTAAG GTGTATGATTTCGTACAATTGACGGAGCTTTACTACGCCGGCAGCCATGGAATGGACATTAAAGGGCCATCAAAAGGGCATAAATCACAAAAAAGA GGAAATCAAACTGTCCTCTGCCAGCCTGCAAGGGCATTTCTGCCTATAATTGATGAG GTATACAAAGCTTTGATAGAGCAAGTGAAGCACATTCCTGGAGCAATAGTGGAGAACAACAGATTCTGTCTCTCCGTTCACTACCGTTGCGTGGAGGAAAAG AAATGGGTCGAGCTGGCCGATCAAGTGAAACTGGTGATCAAGGACTACTCGCAGCTCAGGGTGACTCACGGTAGAAAAGTGTTCGAGATTCGCCCAACTATTAAGTGGGACAAGGGGAACGCAGTCGAGTTCTTGTTGGAGTCGTTGGGGTTCGATGAATCTAGTGATGTGTTTCCCATATATGTAGGCGATGATAGAACTGACGAAGATGCTTTTAGA GTTTTGAGAGAGAGGGGTCAAGGACTAGGAATCCTAGTATCGAATGGTCCAAAAGAAACAAATGCTTCCTACACTTTGCAAGAACCCATAGAG GTTATGCACTTCCTAAGACGATTGGTGGAGTGGAAGAAGGTGTCTTTGTTTAGGCATTAG
- the LOC121762185 gene encoding transcription termination factor MTERF6, chloroplastic/mitochondrial-like, with protein sequence MSAFIRKNLTFFTFNHASHKNLKLCITPVSLFLPQFFSTLNPNPNNVVYDILVHKHHFPCEFSSRVASQLGDLKNPERVNSMLSFLKSIGFSNSQLQKFINWRPILLSYSLERNVEPKIKVFQELGFSPSDISSMISACPVILASSLNNCIVPSLSVLKSLMGSNAALLRAVRRSPRLLTTNLKKTLEPNLEFLKGCGVSVDRVHVVFNGGHGNAFIRKPEVFIAAVEKTREMGIAVSSKTFIYGVLTIASISSKGLERKMEAFRELGFSDSDILCMFRREPLVLAVSTDKMRKVAGLLVGTGKYGASSIVGHPLALHYSIGKRYEPRLRVLGVLVGKGLIEDWPSLRTLCKFTDDQFFKRFVSPYVDHLSDVCIPKVEMKA encoded by the coding sequence ATGTCTGCATTCATCCGCAAAAATCTCACCTTTTTCACTTTCAACCACGCTTCACACAAGAATCTCAAATTGTGCATCACCCCTGTTTCCCTCTTTCTCCCCCAATTCTTCTCCACtctaaaccctaaccctaacaaTGTAGTATACGACATTTTGGTGCACAAACACCATTTCCCTTGCGAATTCTCCTCCCGAGTCGCCTCCCAATTGGGCGACCTCAAGAACCCAGAAAGGGTCAATTCGATGCTCTCATTCCTGAAATCAATCGGATTCTCGAATTCCCAGCTGCAGAAATTCATCAATTGGAGGCCAATTCTGCTCTCCTACAGCCTCGAACGCAACGTGGAACCCAAAATCAAGGTCTTCCAAGAATTGGGCTTTTCCCCCTCCGACATTTCGAGTATGATCTCAGCCTGCCCAGTAATCCTGGCCTCGAGCTTGAACAACTGCATCGTCCCTTCATTGTCAGTCCTCAAATCATTGATGGGATCCAATGCTGCCCTTTTGAGGGCCGTGAGGAGATCCCCGAGGCTGCTCACCACCAATTTGAAGAAAACCCTTGAGCCGAATCTCGAATTTTTGAAGGGGTGTGGTGTGTCTGTTGACAGAGTTCATGTGGTCTTCAATGGTGGCCATGGGAATGCTTTCATCCGCAAGCCTGAAGTTTTCATTGCAGCTGTGGAGAAGACCAGAGAAATGGGGATAGCCGTGTCTTCGAAAACATTCATTTATGGGGTTCTGACCATTGCTTCGATAAGCAGCAAGGGGTTGGAGAGAAAGATGGAAGCTTTCCGGGAGCTGGGGTTTTCGGATAGCGACATATTGTGTATGTTTCGGAGGGAGCCTCTGGTGCTGGCTGTGTCCACTGATAAGATGAGGAAGGTGGCTGGGCTTCTGGTTGGTACTGGGAAGTATGGTGCCTCGAGCATCGTTGGACACCCGTTGGCGCTCCATTACAGCATCGGGAAGAGGTATGAGCCGCGGCTTAGGGTTTTGGGTGTTCTTGTGGGGAAAGGCTTGATTGAGGATTGGCCTAGTCTTAGAACACTTTGCAAGTTCACAGATGATCAATTTTTCAAGAGATTTGTTAGCCCTTATGTGGATCATCTTAGTGATGTTTGCATCCCTAAAGTTGAGATGAAAGCTTGA
- the LOC121762187 gene encoding uncharacterized protein LOC121762187, protein MSICANPLFLFLSRSISSPLGSIPLFTTFWFTNTISPANSLPKSPPNWATSSTQKPSIRCSNSSNRPDSQLPSSTESSIKWRPRGRNIKPKITTLQDQGFSPPDIARIISSHPSILGPSLKNQIIPSLSIIKELMGSDDGLVRAVRNCTRVLSANLGKTLVPNLEFLKRNGVSADRIRVVFNGRYGYAFLRRPEVIRESFEKAKEMGLSVSSKTFIYGIVAIAGTTSSGGWEKRLQAFRDVGFTDVDVLTVFGKDPLVFLTSAEKLTRLLIGTGKYDISDIVRSPAAISYSVERRYEVRVRILGVLERKNLIEKWPSLQTLYVSSDAEFCERFVSPYLDHLGDVYSPKMS, encoded by the coding sequence ATGTCGATTTGCGCAAATCCCCtgtttctcttcctctctcgcTCCATTTCTTCTCCACTCGGATCAATCCCTCTGTTTACGACATTTTGGTTCACAAACACGATCTCCCCCGCGAATTCACTTCCCAAATCGCCTCCGAATTGGGCGACCTCAAGCACCCAGAAACCGTCGATTCGATGCTCCAATTCCTCAAATCGACCGGATTCTCAACTCCCCAGCTCCACAGAGTCATCAATCAAATGGCGGCCTCGCGGGCGCAACATTAAACCCAAAATCACGACCCTCCAAGACCAGGGCTTTTCCCCACCCGACATCGCAAGGATCATCTCCAGCCACCCCTCGATTCTGGGGCCGAGCTTGAAGAATCAGATCATTCCCTCATTATCAATTATCAAGGAATTGATGGGATCCGATGATGGACTTGTGAGAGCTGTGAGGAATTGCACTAGGGTTTTAAGCGCCAATTTGGGGAAAACCCTAGTCCCAAATCTCGAATTCTTGAAGAGAAATGGTGTGTCTGCTGACAGGATTCGTGTCGTCTTCAATGGCAGATACGGGTATGCTTTCCTTCGCAGGCCGGAGGTGATAAGGGAGTCCTTTGAGAAGGCGAAAGAAATGGGGTTGAGTGTGTCTTCCAAGACTTTCATCTATGGCATTGTGGCTATCGCGGGGACGACAAGCAGTGGGGGGTGGGAGAAGAGGCTGCAAGCTTTCCGGGATGTGGGGTTTACGGATGTTGACGTTTTAACCGTGTTCGGGAAGGACCCTTTGGTGTTTCTTACATCGGCGGAGAAGTTGACGCGGCTTCTGATTGGTACCGGCAAGTATGATATCTCGGACATTGTTCGTTCCCCTGCAGCAATCAGTTACAGCGTCGAGAGGAGGTATGAGGTGCGGGTGAGGATATTGGGAGTTCTTGAAAGGAAAAACTTGATTGAAAAATGGCCTAGTCTTCAGACACTTTACGTATCATCAGATGCTGAGTTTTGTGAGAGATTTGTTAGCCCATATTTAGATCATCTTGGTGATGTTTACTCCCCAAAGATGAGTTGA
- the LOC121762189 gene encoding uncharacterized protein LOC121762189: MIAIVRRNLSLLSNPNSFLCDSNVHSSLSIHFFSTSRIKRILIPSSEICDILVNKHQFSPELASLASSRLPKFRDPQRADSVLSFLKENSFSTAQLQKLVIYDPRILGFTIEGIKSRLKVFQDLGLSSEEIAKMISGYQKILHSSMTNKIIPNLLLLKGLVGSNDDVARLLKRCLWFVVTDLEKTLIPNVEIVKSCGIPMEHILHLVYAHPRGFLIKPDIMRKSVDKAIEIGVPRTSIIFIYAVSVFSYTSQGMWEVKLETLRDLGFSDDEIFKMFRTQPHVFSASGNKLKSKVELLLATGKYNVSSIVAFPLALGFSVEKRIEPRIQILKLLESRNLIKKWPCLATVLRPSDAEFIEKFIRPYYDEIGEELITQRF; this comes from the coding sequence ATGATTGCAATTGTGCGTAGGAATCTCTCATTATTGTCGAACCCTAATTCATTTCTCTGCGACTCCAATGTTCATTCCTCTCTCTCAATCCACTTCTTTTCTACTTCGAGGATCAAAAGAATATTAATTCCTAGCTCTGAAATCTGCGATATTTTGGTGAATAAACACCAATTTTCTCCTGAATTGGCTTCGCTAGCTTCATCGCGTTTACCTAAATTTAGAGATCCCCAAAGAGCTGATTCAGTTCTATCATTCCTCAAAGAGAATAGCTTTTCGACTGCTCAGCTGCAAAAATTAGTGATATATGATCCTCGGATTCTAGGGTTTACTATTGAGGGTATTAAATCCAGATTGAAGGTGTTCCAAGATTTGGGGCTTTCTTCCGAGGAGATTGCTAAGATGATTTCCGGTTATCAGAAGATTTTACATTCAAGTATGACGAACAAGATAATTCCCAATTTATTGCTGCTCAAGGGCTTGGTGGGATCCAACGATGATGTGGCCAGACTTTTGAAGAGATGCCTCTGGTTTGTTGTGACCGATTTGGAGAAAACCTTAATCCCAAATGTGGAAATAGTGAAGAGCTGTGGGATACCAATGGAGCACATCCTTCACTTAGTCTACGCGCACCCGAGAGGTTTCTTGATCAAGCCGGATATTATGAGGAAATCTGTAGACAAGGCCATAGAGATTGGGGTCCCCCGcacttcaattatttttatctatGCTGTCAGTGTTTTTAGCTATACGAGCCAAGGGATGTGGGAAGTCAAGTTAGAAACTCTTCGCGATTTGGGATTTTCTGATGATGAGATATTCAAAATGTTTAGGACGCAGCCTCATGTTTTTTCAGCATCTGGAAACAAATTGAAGAGCAAAGTAGAGCTTCTGCTTGCTACTGGGAAGTATAATGTATCCAGTATTGTCGCATTTCCATTAGCACTCGGGTTCAGTGTCGAGAAGAGGATTGAGCCGCGGATACAAATTTTGAAACTTCTGGAAAGTAGGAATCTGATTAAAAAGTGGCCATGTCTTGCAACAGTTCTCAGACCTAGCGATGCTGAATTTATTGAAAAATTCATTAGGCCTTACTATGATGAGATTGGCGAAGAACTCATCACACAAAGATTCTGA
- the LOC121761870 gene encoding uncharacterized protein LOC121761870 isoform X1, with product MIAITRTNLLRLLSNPNLFLCNSKAHFSPSLHFFSTRRSKTLTPDPQIYDVLVQKHYFSPELASLAASRLPKFRCPQNADSILLFLKANAFTADQIEQIVSYNPRILGFTTEGLRLKFKLFRDLGFSPEEVAKLMTSNKAILHSSMANKIIPSLTVLKSLLGSNQDVARLVRKSPWYVSADLEKTLLPNVEILKSCSIPMERILHLLHFRPRCLLMRPDVMRKSVDKAMGFGVSQSSLTFIDAVNVFAHTSEGIMEVNRKVLLDLGFSSDDMMKFLKQTPLLFSSSMEKTKKVVELLLATGKYSIANIVSNPTTLMCSIEKRLLPRLQILELLESRNLIKKWPGLSRVFALTDDKFIDTFVRPYYDEIAEEYIIKNFFNGKKELEL from the coding sequence ATGATTGCAATTACTCGCACGAATCTCCTCCGTTTACTTTCAAACCCTAATTTATTTCTCTGCAACTCCAAAGCTCATTTCTCCCCCTCACTCCACTTTTTCTCAACCCGGAGGAGTAAAACCCTAACCCCCGACCCCCAAATTTACGATGTACTGGTGCAAAAGCACTACTTTTCTCCTGAGCTGGCTTCTCTAGCTGCTTCTCGTTTACCTAAATTCAGATGCCCCCAAAATGCCGATTCAATACTGTTATTCCTCAAAGCGAACGCCTTCACCGCCGATCAAATCGAGCAAATCGTCTCGTACAACCCTCGGATTCTAGGCTTTACCACTGAGGGACTTCGATTGAAATTCAAGCTATTCCGAGACTTGGGCTTTTCTCCCGAGGAGGTTGCCAAGTTGATGACTAGTAATAAGGCGATTCTGCATTCGAGCATGGCGAATAAGATCATTCCGTCGTTAACTGTGCTAAAGAGCTTGCTTGGATCCAATCAGGATGTGGCCAGGCTTGTGAGAAAGTCTCCCTGGTATGTATCAGCTGATTTGGAGAAGACATTGTTGCCGAATGTGGAAATCTTGAAAAGCTGCAGCATACCTATGGAGCGTATCCTTCACTTGCTCCATTTTCGGCCAAGATGTCTATTAATGAGGCCGGATGTTATGAGGAAATCTGTAGACAAGGCCATGGGGTTTGGGGTCTCCCAGAGTTCACTTACTTTCATCGATGCTGTCAATGTTTTTGCTCACACAAGCGAAGGGATTATGGAAGTCAATCGGAAAGTTCTCTTGGATTTGGGGTTTTCAAGCGATGATATGATGAAATTCCTTAAGCAGACACCGTTACTGTTTTCTTCATCGATGGAGAAAACAAAGAAGGTTGTGGAACTTCTGCTTGCTACCGGGAAGTACAGTATTGCCAATATTGTATCTAACCCGACGACACTTATGTGCAGCATTGAGAAGAGGCTTTTGCCGCGGCTGCAGATTCTGGAGCTCCTGGAAAGTAGGAATCTAATAAAAAAGTGGCCTGGTCTTTCAAGAGTTTTTGCGCTTACGGATGATAAGTTTATTGACACATTTGTTAGACCGTATTATGATGAGATTGCAGAAGAATACATCATAAAGAATTTTTTCAATGGAAAAAAAGAGTTGGAGCTGTAG
- the LOC121761870 gene encoding transcription termination factor MTEF1, chloroplastic-like isoform X2, which yields MIAITRTNLLRLLSNPNLFLCNSKAHFSPSLHFFSTRRSKTLTPDPQIYDVLVQKHYFSPELASLAASRLPKFRCPQNADSILLFLKANAFTADQIEQIVSYNPRILGFTTEGLRLKFKLFRDLGFSPEEVAKLMTSNKAILHSSMANKIIPSLTVLKSLLGSNQDVARLVRKSPWYVSADLEKTLLPNVEILKSCSIPMERILHLLHFRPRCLLMRPDVMRKSVDKAMGFGVSQSSLTFIDAVNVFAHTSEGIMEVNRKVLLDLGFSSDDMMKFLKQTPLLFSSSMEKTKKH from the exons ATGATTGCAATTACTCGCACGAATCTCCTCCGTTTACTTTCAAACCCTAATTTATTTCTCTGCAACTCCAAAGCTCATTTCTCCCCCTCACTCCACTTTTTCTCAACCCGGAGGAGTAAAACCCTAACCCCCGACCCCCAAATTTACGATGTACTGGTGCAAAAGCACTACTTTTCTCCTGAGCTGGCTTCTCTAGCTGCTTCTCGTTTACCTAAATTCAGATGCCCCCAAAATGCCGATTCAATACTGTTATTCCTCAAAGCGAACGCCTTCACCGCCGATCAAATCGAGCAAATCGTCTCGTACAACCCTCGGATTCTAGGCTTTACCACTGAGGGACTTCGATTGAAATTCAAGCTATTCCGAGACTTGGGCTTTTCTCCCGAGGAGGTTGCCAAGTTGATGACTAGTAATAAGGCGATTCTGCATTCGAGCATGGCGAATAAGATCATTCCGTCGTTAACTGTGCTAAAGAGCTTGCTTGGATCCAATCAGGATGTGGCCAGGCTTGTGAGAAAGTCTCCCTGGTATGTATCAGCTGATTTGGAGAAGACATTGTTGCCGAATGTGGAAATCTTGAAAAGCTGCAGCATACCTATGGAGCGTATCCTTCACTTGCTCCATTTTCGGCCAAGATGTCTATTAATGAGGCCGGATGTTATGAGGAAATCTGTAGACAAGGCCATGGGGTTTGGGGTCTCCCAGAGTTCACTTACTTTCATCGATGCTGTCAATGTTTTTGCTCACACAAGCGAAGGGATTATGGAAGTCAATCGGAAAGTTCTCTTGGATTTGGGGTTTTCAAGCGATGATATGATGAAATTCCTTAAGCAGACACCGTTACTGTTTTCTTCATCGATGGAGAAAACAAAGAAG CATTGA